The Scylla paramamosain isolate STU-SP2022 chromosome 18, ASM3559412v1, whole genome shotgun sequence genomic interval AAGGTTATAAATATCTAGCGAAGTGTAAGAAAGCGCCAGTGtcaaaaaaaatgtagtttttATTAGTTTGGCACATGTAACAATGTGTAGGGTTGCATACTTTTCTGTGGTAAAATGGCCAATCTCTACCTCTACTAGTAACTGAGACCTTAAAGCTGATTTTATGTAAGCCATTgaatttttcattgtttcctgtaaacaaggctttttttttttttactttggccCTCCTTACATTCAGATAAATCTATACAGTACTAATGAACCAGACCTAAGTAACTCGATGTAATATTTATCCAACTAGAAAATGGTACCCAAGTGTTTATAAAATGTATAGTTTTTGTTCTAACTGCAGAAATATATTCAGTGTGTACATTTATATGAAGTGTTTATGTTTGAtgagtaaaaaggaaaattgtCTTGCTGGTCATTTTGGAATACAAACTTCACAAATAGATTTATTGTTTTAgtagtaatgaataaataaattatatatatatatatatatatatatatatatatatatatatatatatatatatatatatatatatatatatatatatatattatattactgCTTTTCTACAGATTGAAGTGGTGGCAGCATGCCAACTTACATTTATTCCGGCCTCCACCCCAGAGATGGTGCCATTCCTGTCCACACCTTTTTCTCGGTTGATGGTGTTAAGCCTGTAGTAGCCATGAAGGCCAGTATCATCATTGATGGCCAGAGCCTTCAACGGACTAATTTGGAAGAGGTCTTATCTATGATGAATGCATTTCAACATTTCTCCATCAATAACATATACAAAACCAAACAGGATTATGATTATGCACTTTTAGTGGAGAATTTGGATAATGACTCCATCCCTGATAAGCTAGCAGATGGTATTTCAGTGCCAGCATCATGCACTGGTATCATCATTGACTATAAtccaaggaaaaaaacatacacagtGGGTTGTGGCCCATACATCTTCACCAATGTTGTCTCAGAATTCAGCTGCACAGATTCCTCATCTGAGTTCCCAAGTGTTCAGGTTGAGGTGCATAACAAATCCAATAGCAATATCTGTGATCACAAGGTGGACATTACCTGCATGATGGATTGTATACTTAAGGATTTGCCATCATATACTTCCTGTTGTACCATGCATGAACAGCAACACTCTCCTCAAGGAGCATTGATGCCTCTTGAACACATTGAAGCATCTGCTACAGAAATCCCTGAAAATGCACCAAACCATCTGAAGACAAAATGTATAAGAAACTGCAGACCCTCATCAAGCTCAGCCTGTTCAATGAGAGACATGCATCATGAACAGACTGAAGCATCTGCCACAGAAATAGCAGAATGTGTACCAAACCATCGGACAACAGACTATTTTGCCAACTGCAAACCCTCCACAAGCTCAGCCTGTTCAATGAGAGATGAGGCTCTTTTTACAGGTGCAGAAGCCATTAGCAATTCCTGCACCCTTATGTCACTTGAAGAGTTTGAGGCTTACAAGCCAACAATCTCTAAAcaggagaagagaaatgaatctGCACTAAAAAAACTTACAGTAacaattggaaaaaaaacaaaccttTGAAGATTAGATAAGCacatgaattctctctctcactgatggAATTTATTAGATCAA includes:
- the LOC135109081 gene encoding uncharacterized protein LOC135109081, coding for MPTYIYSGLHPRDGAIPVHTFFSVDGVKPVVAMKASIIIDGQSLQRTNLEEVLSMMNAFQHFSINNIYKTKQDYDYALLVENLDNDSIPDKLADGISVPASCTGIIIDYNPRKKTYTVGCGPYIFTNVVSEFSCTDSSSEFPSVQVEVHNKSNSNICDHKVDITCMMDCILKDLPSYTSCCTMHEQQHSPQGALMPLEHIEASATEIPENAPNHLKTKCIRNCRPSSSSACSMRDMHHEQTEASATEIAECVPNHRTTDYFANCKPSTSSACSMRDEALFTGAEAISNSCTLMSLEEFEAYKPTISKQEKRNESALKKLTVTIGKKTNL